One genomic segment of Stigmatopora argus isolate UIUO_Sarg chromosome 18, RoL_Sarg_1.0, whole genome shotgun sequence includes these proteins:
- the ascc1 gene encoding activating signal cointegrator 1 complex subunit 1 has translation MDVLRPPLININGRIYRKNFIREEQYEAEEEDFSYMEPPESEELEAETSDTHFFEKIDNGFRCAIDVPAFVYKYIIGKKGETRKRLESETKTTINIPKHGVEGQIVVTGTHKSAVSSAITRIELLVDNFRKKQPFTHFLSFPLNDPKIQEGFLRFKDEVLEQHSQDHGLDESIFQNPAKLHMTIGTLTLLSASEVRKAREHLQDCQNFIRNITGGKPLPLQVAGIEYMNDDPAMVDVLYAKVNTKDGSDKLQVIADRLVEYFVVAEQMTREWDRVKLHGTVINTLFRKGAPVEEASGGLGRQTTLEREAFDARNILKSFGAYNFGELELNTVSLSQRYSADSTGYYTSAGSVSFS, from the exons ATGGACGTTTTACGTCCTCCTCTAATCAATATAAATGGAAGAATATACCGAAAAAATTTCATTCGAGAAGAACAATATGAGGCGGAAGAAGAGGACTTCTCCTACATGGAACCACCTg AAAGCGAAGAGTTGGAAGCAGAAACTTCTGATACTCATTTCTTTGAAAAGATTGACAATGGATTCCGTTGTGCCATCGACGTGCCAGCTTTCGTTTATAA GTACATCATTGGAAAAAAGGGAGAAACTCGTAAACGTCTTGAGTCCGAGACTAAGACGACCATTAACATCCCCAAGCACGGAGTGGAAGGACAGATAG TCGTAACTGGAACGCACAAATCCGCCGTGTCTTCCGCCATCACGAGAATCGAGCTGCTCGTCGACAACTTCCGGAAGAAACAGCCGTTCACCCACTTTCTATCCTTCCCTCTCAACGACCCCAAAATACAAGAGGGGTTCTTGAGGTTTAAAGATGAGGTCTTAGAGCAACATTCACAG GACCACGGACTCGATGAAAGCATCTTTCAGAACCCAGCAAAACTGCATATGACCATCGGCACCCTCACGCTACTGAGCGCTTCGGAAGTGAGGAAAGCGCGCGAGCACCTGCAGGATTGTCAAAACTTCATCAG GAACATCACAGGAGGCAAGCCTCTGCCTTTACAAGTTGCGGGGATCGAATATATGAACGATGACCCCGCCATGGTGGACGTCCTGTACGCCAAAGTCAACACGAAAGACGGCTCTGATAA GTTGCAGGTGATTGCCGATCGCCTGGTGGAGTATTTTGTCGTGGCGGAACAGATGACGAGGGAGTGGGACAGAGTCAAGCTGCACGGCACTGTGATCAACACCCTCTTCAGGAAGGGCGCCCCAG TGGAGGAAGCCAGCGGCGGCTTGGGAAGACAAACCACGCTTGAACGAGAGGCATTTGATGCCAGAAACATATTAAAG AGCTTTGGAGCTTATAATTTTGGAGAACTGGAACTGAACACGGTGTCGCTCTCTCAGCGGTATTCGGCTGATTCCACGGGTTACTACACCTCTGCAGGAAGTGTTAGCTTCTCCTGA